One Streptomyces lincolnensis genomic region harbors:
- a CDS encoding SCO0607 family lipoprotein: MRKTMLGLAVASVTAALTLTACSIQEASCSDGEYPVLTVGGTGSACVSDDEKPPKGYTRYPEGKEPEHVDDKWDVYWRTHTVDENGKIIKAPAE, encoded by the coding sequence ATGCGCAAGACGATGCTGGGCCTCGCAGTGGCCTCTGTCACCGCCGCCCTGACGCTCACCGCCTGCTCGATACAGGAAGCCAGCTGTAGCGACGGCGAATACCCCGTCCTCACCGTGGGCGGCACCGGCAGCGCCTGCGTCTCCGACGACGAGAAGCCGCCGAAGGGCTACACCCGCTACCCGGAGGGCAAGGAGCCGGAGCACGTCGACGACAAGTGGGACGTCTACTGGCGGACCCACACGGTCGACGAGAACGGCAAGATCATCAAGGCGCCCGCCGAGTGA
- a CDS encoding energy-coupling factor ABC transporter permease yields MHVPDGFINAPVSAATGVVAAAAVAVSLRGARRELDERTAPLAGLVAAFIFAVQMLNFPVAAGTSGHLLGGALAAILVGPYTGVLCIAVVLLMQGILFADGGLTALGVNITVMGVVTAVVAYALFRALVKILPRGRRAITVASFVAALLSVPAAALAFTFLYWIGGTTDVSIGKVATAMVGVHILIGIGEAVITALTVGAVVAVRPDLVHGARDLRQKLKLRVNGELVDVPDAEPVPVAARSHRKLWITGLVSSLVLAGFVSFYASANPDGLEKVAADKGIDAKAEEHASADSPLADYGIEGLGNTRLSGGLAGVIGVGATVVAGSAVFWSVRRRRGEEDEKSVSPVSTSGV; encoded by the coding sequence GTGCATGTGCCTGACGGATTCATCAACGCCCCCGTATCCGCCGCGACCGGAGTCGTCGCCGCGGCCGCCGTCGCCGTGAGCCTGCGCGGCGCCCGCCGTGAGCTGGACGAGCGCACCGCGCCGCTGGCCGGACTGGTGGCGGCGTTCATCTTCGCCGTGCAGATGCTGAACTTCCCCGTGGCGGCCGGGACCAGCGGCCATCTGTTGGGCGGAGCGCTCGCGGCGATCCTCGTCGGCCCCTACACGGGCGTCCTGTGCATCGCGGTGGTCCTGCTCATGCAGGGCATCCTCTTCGCGGACGGCGGTCTGACCGCGCTCGGCGTGAACATCACGGTGATGGGTGTCGTCACGGCGGTCGTCGCCTACGCGCTCTTCCGCGCGCTGGTGAAGATCCTGCCCCGGGGCAGGCGCGCGATCACCGTCGCCTCCTTCGTCGCCGCGCTGCTGTCCGTGCCGGCCGCCGCCCTCGCCTTCACGTTCCTGTACTGGATCGGCGGCACCACCGACGTCTCCATCGGCAAGGTCGCCACCGCCATGGTCGGTGTGCACATCCTGATCGGCATCGGCGAGGCGGTGATCACCGCGCTGACCGTCGGCGCCGTCGTCGCCGTACGCCCCGACCTCGTCCACGGCGCCCGTGACCTGCGGCAGAAGCTGAAGCTGCGGGTCAACGGCGAGCTGGTGGACGTACCGGACGCGGAGCCGGTGCCGGTGGCCGCGCGCTCCCACCGCAAGCTGTGGATCACGGGTCTGGTCTCCTCCCTCGTGCTGGCCGGTTTCGTCAGCTTCTACGCCTCCGCCAACCCCGACGGCCTGGAGAAGGTCGCCGCCGACAAGGGCATCGACGCCAAGGCCGAGGAGCACGCGAGCGCCGACTCCCCCCTCGCCGACTACGGCATCGAGGGACTTGGGAACACCCGGCTGTCCGGCGGTCTCGCGGGTGTGATCGGCGTGGGCGCCACGGTCGTCGCGGGCAGCGCGGTGTTCTGGTCGGTGCGCCGGCGCCGTGGCGAAGAGGACGAGAAGAGTGTCTCGCCGGTGAGCACGAGCGGCGTCTGA
- a CDS encoding dolichyl-phosphate-mannose--protein mannosyltransferase → MTSTASSTDTRQHQALPDQRPSWHLRLRRFGYTAQPRSDVRDRLVPPYVTPSPRLWAVFGVSGRLAERWGRWSGWGGPLLVTLFAGILRFYHLGSPKAVIFDETYYAKDAWGLVHRGFEVNWDKNVNDLILQNNGNVPIPTEASYVVHPPVGKYVIGIGELIFGFNPFGWRFMTALLGTLSILMLCRIGRRIFRSTFLGCLAGALMAVDGLAFVMARTSLLDGVLMFFVLGAFGCLVIDRDRVREKLAAALPVDADGRVRPDAQVAETLRFGWRPWRWGAGLMLGLAAGTKWNGLYVLVFFCVLTVLWDVGTRRVAGAHRPYAAVLRRDLGLAFVATVPVAVVTYLLSWLGWILSPSDGTGGYYRNWAAVNDQGNSWSWLFPDWLRSLWHYEQQVYEFNINLHSKHTYQSNPWSWIVDGRPVSYFYETVAPGTQGCPADAVEKCPREVLAIGTPMLWWTACFALLYVLWRWFFRRDWRAGAIACGVAAGYLPWFLYQDRTIFFFYTIVFVPFLCLAVAMLVGALVGPPGSTDTRRVAGATGAGVLVLLIAWNFIYFWPIHTGTAIPMDSWRARMWLDSWV, encoded by the coding sequence GTGACCAGTACCGCGTCCTCCACGGACACCCGGCAGCACCAGGCCCTCCCGGACCAGCGGCCGTCGTGGCACCTGCGGCTGCGCCGTTTCGGATACACGGCGCAGCCCAGAAGCGACGTGCGCGACCGCCTGGTGCCGCCGTACGTGACGCCCAGCCCCCGGCTGTGGGCGGTGTTCGGGGTGTCCGGACGGCTCGCCGAGCGGTGGGGCCGCTGGTCCGGGTGGGGCGGCCCGCTGCTGGTGACACTGTTCGCGGGCATCCTGCGCTTCTACCACCTGGGCAGTCCCAAGGCGGTGATATTCGACGAGACGTACTACGCCAAGGACGCGTGGGGGCTCGTCCACCGCGGGTTCGAGGTCAACTGGGACAAGAACGTCAACGACCTGATCCTCCAGAACAACGGCAACGTCCCGATCCCGACCGAGGCGTCCTACGTCGTCCATCCACCGGTCGGCAAGTACGTCATCGGGATCGGCGAACTGATCTTCGGGTTCAACCCGTTCGGCTGGCGGTTCATGACCGCCCTGCTCGGCACGCTGTCGATCCTGATGCTGTGCCGGATCGGCCGCCGTATCTTCCGCTCCACGTTCCTCGGCTGCCTGGCCGGTGCGCTGATGGCGGTGGACGGGCTGGCGTTCGTGATGGCGCGCACCTCGCTGCTCGACGGTGTGCTGATGTTCTTCGTGCTGGGCGCGTTCGGTTGTCTGGTGATCGACCGGGACCGGGTGCGCGAGAAACTGGCCGCCGCGCTCCCCGTGGACGCGGACGGCCGGGTGCGACCGGACGCCCAGGTCGCCGAGACCCTGCGCTTCGGGTGGCGCCCCTGGCGCTGGGGGGCCGGCCTGATGCTGGGCCTGGCCGCCGGCACCAAGTGGAACGGCCTGTACGTCCTGGTCTTCTTCTGCGTCCTGACGGTGCTGTGGGACGTCGGCACCCGCCGGGTCGCGGGCGCGCACCGCCCGTACGCGGCCGTGCTCCGGCGGGACCTGGGGCTGGCCTTCGTGGCGACCGTGCCGGTGGCGGTCGTCACCTACCTGCTGTCCTGGCTGGGCTGGATCCTCTCGCCCTCCGACGGCACCGGCGGCTACTACCGCAACTGGGCGGCCGTCAACGACCAGGGCAACAGCTGGTCGTGGCTGTTCCCGGACTGGCTGCGCAGCCTGTGGCACTACGAGCAGCAGGTCTACGAGTTCAACATCAACCTGCACTCGAAGCACACCTACCAGTCCAACCCCTGGAGCTGGATCGTCGACGGCCGCCCGGTGTCGTACTTCTACGAGACCGTCGCGCCCGGCACCCAGGGCTGTCCGGCCGACGCGGTGGAGAAGTGCCCGCGCGAGGTCCTGGCCATCGGGACGCCGATGCTGTGGTGGACCGCCTGCTTCGCGCTCCTGTACGTGTTGTGGCGCTGGTTCTTCCGCCGCGACTGGCGGGCGGGCGCGATCGCCTGCGGTGTCGCGGCCGGGTATCTGCCGTGGTTCCTCTACCAGGACCGGACGATCTTCTTCTTCTACACGATCGTCTTCGTCCCGTTCCTCTGCCTGGCCGTCGCCATGCTGGTCGGCGCGCTCGTCGGCCCACCGGGCTCCACCGACACCCGCCGCGTCGCCGGCGCGACCGGCGCGGGTGTCCTGGTCCTGCTGATCGCCTGGAACTTCATCTACTTCTGGCCCATCCACACCGGCACGGCCATCCCGATGGACAGCTGGCGGGCACGGATGTGGCTGGACAGCTGGGTCTAG
- a CDS encoding penicillin-binding transpeptidase domain-containing protein — protein sequence MARGVKVAVIGGVFAAMVGGAGYGAYNIVSALNGDGGTGAAGPAPVKSGPPSADEVEETTAKFFAAWEKGQAASAAALTNNDTAAEPLLTAYGTTAHITDVTITPGTASGATVPYTVKAKVVHDGTSKPLTYRSELTVVRGVTTGRALVDWQPSVIHPELRRDDTLVTEESANPPIEAVDRNGTVLTKEKYPSLGPVLDALRDRYGDKAGGTPGVELVVRHADRAVADTPLLTLAKGKPGKLNTTISASAQAAAETAVKKYSQSSVVAVKPSTGEVLAVANHRTDAFNAAFEGTAAPGSTMKIITAAMLIDNGVTSMNGPAPCPDDAVWQGQTFKNLTNMEPNPSATLANSFLRSCNTAFIKLIDEEPLTDESLTTEAETRFGIGKDWKTGIVSVDGKVPAVSGPDRAAGAIGQGQVQMNPLNMASVTATAITGSFRQPYLVSPELDDRQLATAKGLPDSTAAQLKQMMRLTATQGTAATAMRGLGDDIGAKTGSAEVDGQAESNSWFTGFRNDVAAAAMTEEGGHGGDAAGPIVAAVLRTAG from the coding sequence ATGGCCAGGGGGGTCAAGGTCGCCGTCATCGGCGGCGTGTTCGCGGCGATGGTCGGCGGGGCCGGGTACGGCGCCTACAACATCGTGTCCGCGCTGAACGGCGACGGGGGCACCGGTGCGGCCGGTCCCGCGCCGGTGAAGAGCGGGCCGCCGAGCGCCGACGAGGTCGAGGAGACGACGGCCAAGTTCTTCGCGGCGTGGGAGAAGGGGCAGGCGGCGAGCGCCGCGGCCCTCACGAACAACGACACGGCGGCCGAGCCGCTGCTGACGGCGTACGGCACGACCGCGCACATCACCGACGTGACGATCACGCCCGGTACGGCCTCCGGCGCCACCGTGCCGTACACGGTGAAGGCGAAGGTGGTCCACGACGGGACGTCGAAGCCGCTGACGTACAGGAGCGAGCTGACCGTGGTGCGCGGGGTCACCACCGGACGGGCGCTGGTCGACTGGCAGCCCTCCGTGATCCACCCGGAGCTGCGGCGCGACGACACCCTGGTCACCGAGGAGTCGGCGAACCCGCCGATCGAGGCGGTGGACCGGAACGGCACCGTGCTGACGAAGGAGAAGTACCCCTCCCTCGGCCCGGTCCTGGACGCCCTGCGCGACCGCTACGGCGACAAGGCCGGCGGCACCCCCGGCGTCGAACTGGTGGTCAGACACGCCGACCGGGCCGTCGCCGACACCCCGCTGCTGACCCTCGCCAAGGGCAAGCCGGGCAAGCTGAACACCACGATCAGCGCGAGCGCGCAGGCGGCGGCCGAGACGGCGGTGAAGAAGTACTCGCAGTCCTCCGTCGTCGCGGTCAAGCCCAGCACCGGCGAGGTCCTCGCGGTGGCCAACCACCGCACCGACGCCTTCAACGCGGCCTTCGAGGGCACGGCGGCTCCCGGCTCCACGATGAAGATCATCACCGCGGCCATGCTGATAGACAACGGTGTGACCTCGATGAACGGCCCCGCCCCGTGTCCGGACGACGCGGTGTGGCAGGGGCAGACCTTCAAGAACCTGACGAACATGGAGCCCAACCCGAGCGCGACCCTCGCCAACAGCTTCCTGCGGTCCTGCAACACGGCCTTCATCAAGCTGATCGACGAGGAGCCGCTCACCGACGAGTCGCTGACCACGGAGGCCGAGACCCGGTTCGGGATCGGCAAGGACTGGAAGACCGGCATCGTCTCCGTCGACGGCAAGGTCCCCGCGGTCAGCGGCCCCGACCGCGCGGCGGGCGCCATCGGCCAGGGCCAGGTCCAGATGAACCCGCTGAACATGGCCTCGGTGACGGCCACCGCGATCACCGGCAGCTTCCGCCAGCCCTATCTGGTCTCCCCCGAACTCGACGACCGGCAGCTGGCGACCGCCAAGGGGCTGCCGGATAGCACCGCCGCCCAGCTCAAGCAGATGATGCGGCTGACCGCGACCCAGGGCACCGCCGCCACGGCGATGCGGGGACTCGGCGACGACATCGGCGCCAAGACCGGTTCCGCCGAGGTGGACGGCCAGGCCGAGTCGAACAGCTGGTTCACCGGATTCCGCAACGACGTCGCCGCGGCGGCCATGACCGAGGAGGGCGGCCACGGCGGCGACGCGGCCGGCCCGATTGTCGCAGCTGTGCTACGAACGGCAGGCTGA
- the rsmI gene encoding 16S rRNA (cytidine(1402)-2'-O)-methyltransferase has product MGHVTVAPGTLVLAGTPIGDISDAPPRLAEELAGADVVAAEDTRRLRRLTQALGVTPKGRVVSYFEGNEAARTPELVEELAGGARVLLVTDAGMPSVSDPGYRLVAAAVEKDIRVTAVPGPSAVLTALALSGLPVDRFCFEGFLPRKAGERLSRLREVAAERRTLVYFEAPHRLDDTLAAMAEVFGTDRRAAVCRELTKTYEEVKRGPLAELAAWAAEGVRGEITVVVEGAPEKGPEELDAAELVRRVRVREEAGERRKEAIVAVAAEAGLPKREVFDAVVAAKNAGTM; this is encoded by the coding sequence ATGGGACACGTGACAGTCGCACCCGGAACCCTGGTCCTTGCCGGTACTCCCATCGGTGACATCTCCGACGCCCCGCCCCGGCTCGCCGAGGAGCTGGCCGGGGCCGATGTCGTCGCCGCCGAGGACACGCGTCGGCTGCGCCGGCTGACGCAGGCGCTCGGGGTGACGCCGAAGGGGAGGGTCGTCTCCTACTTCGAGGGCAACGAGGCCGCGCGGACGCCCGAGCTGGTCGAGGAGCTGGCCGGCGGCGCCCGGGTGCTGCTCGTCACCGACGCGGGGATGCCGTCCGTCTCCGACCCCGGCTACCGGCTCGTCGCCGCCGCCGTGGAGAAGGACATCCGGGTCACCGCCGTCCCGGGGCCGTCCGCGGTGCTCACCGCGCTCGCGCTGTCCGGGCTGCCCGTCGACCGGTTCTGCTTCGAGGGGTTCCTGCCCCGCAAGGCGGGCGAGCGGCTGTCCCGGCTGCGGGAGGTCGCCGCCGAGCGCCGCACCCTCGTCTACTTCGAGGCCCCGCACCGGCTCGACGACACCCTCGCCGCGATGGCCGAGGTCTTCGGCACCGACCGGCGGGCCGCCGTCTGCCGGGAGCTGACCAAGACGTACGAGGAGGTCAAGCGGGGCCCGCTGGCCGAGCTGGCCGCCTGGGCCGCCGAGGGCGTCCGCGGGGAGATCACCGTCGTCGTCGAGGGGGCGCCGGAGAAGGGGCCCGAGGAACTCGACGCGGCGGAACTCGTACGGCGGGTGCGGGTGCGCGAGGAGGCGGGCGAGCGCCGCAAGGAGGCGATCGTCGCGGTGGCCGCCGAGGCGGGGCTGCCCAAGCGGGAGGTGTTCGACGCGGTGGTGGCGGCGAAGAACGCCGGGACGATGTGA
- a CDS encoding penicillin-binding transpeptidase domain-containing protein has product MGNRRRVAAERRKTKPAVIGGAIAVVVAGAGFGAYALYGGKGAEDRTQSTSASADQKAKAVKTGPLSATEVTTTARTFLTSWQQGRVPAAAAATSDAEAATALLTSYTKDAHIKDVTLTAGTPTGGKVPFTVKGTVTYKDTSKPLTYAGALTVVRDTATGKPRVDWHSSVVHPDLKDGDTLVTGESGTPPIKAVDRDGGAVTEAKYPSLGTALDSLREKYGKTAGGKAGIELRVIRGKAAEADELSDKTLLTLSKGTPGTVKTTLNPTLQAAAEAQVAKKAKSSVVVLRPSTGEILAFANASHGFNVALQGSLAPGSTMKVITSTLLIDKGLASADKTHPCPKYFTYGGWKFQNDDKFEIKNGTFKASFARSCNTAFISQAPKLDNDSLTKQAQQVFGLSMNNWSVGVSTFDGSVPVQSQAQMAASLIGQGGVRMNPLNMASVSATIESGTFKQPYLVSPSVDDRKLATASRTLSAGTLGQLRELMSYTAGYGTAAEAMSGVSGNVGAKTGSAEVDGQKKPNGWFTAYRGDLAAAGVVQAGGHGGDTAGPIVASLLKLGG; this is encoded by the coding sequence GTGGGCAACAGAAGGCGCGTCGCCGCCGAGCGACGGAAGACGAAGCCGGCCGTGATCGGCGGCGCCATCGCGGTGGTCGTCGCCGGCGCCGGTTTCGGCGCCTACGCGCTGTACGGCGGCAAGGGGGCCGAGGACCGGACGCAGTCGACGTCCGCGAGCGCCGACCAGAAGGCGAAGGCCGTCAAGACCGGCCCGCTCTCGGCGACCGAGGTCACCACCACCGCGCGGACCTTCCTGACGTCCTGGCAGCAGGGCCGGGTCCCCGCGGCGGCGGCCGCGACGAGCGACGCCGAGGCGGCCACCGCCCTGCTGACGAGCTACACCAAGGACGCCCACATCAAGGACGTCACGCTCACCGCGGGCACTCCCACCGGCGGCAAGGTCCCCTTCACCGTGAAGGGCACGGTGACGTACAAGGACACCAGCAAGCCGCTGACGTACGCCGGCGCGCTCACCGTGGTCCGTGACACCGCCACCGGCAAGCCGCGCGTCGACTGGCACTCCTCGGTCGTGCACCCCGACCTGAAGGACGGCGACACCCTGGTCACCGGTGAGTCCGGGACCCCGCCGATCAAGGCGGTCGACCGGGACGGCGGCGCGGTCACCGAGGCCAAGTACCCGTCGCTGGGCACGGCCCTGGACAGTCTGCGCGAGAAGTACGGCAAGACGGCCGGCGGCAAGGCGGGCATCGAGCTCCGGGTGATCCGCGGCAAGGCGGCCGAGGCGGACGAGCTGTCCGACAAGACGCTGCTGACGCTCAGCAAGGGCACGCCGGGCACCGTGAAGACGACCCTGAACCCGACGCTCCAGGCGGCCGCGGAGGCCCAGGTCGCCAAGAAGGCCAAGTCGTCGGTGGTCGTCCTGCGCCCGTCGACCGGGGAGATCCTGGCCTTCGCCAACGCCTCCCACGGATTCAACGTCGCCCTCCAGGGCTCCCTCGCCCCCGGCTCCACGATGAAGGTCATCACCTCCACGCTGCTGATCGACAAGGGCCTGGCGTCGGCGGACAAGACGCATCCCTGCCCGAAGTACTTCACCTACGGCGGCTGGAAGTTCCAGAACGACGACAAGTTCGAGATCAAGAACGGCACCTTCAAGGCGAGCTTCGCCCGCTCCTGCAACACCGCCTTCATCAGCCAGGCGCCCAAGCTGGACAACGACAGCCTGACCAAGCAGGCCCAGCAGGTCTTCGGCTTGTCCATGAACAACTGGTCCGTCGGCGTCTCGACCTTCGACGGCTCGGTGCCGGTGCAGTCGCAGGCGCAGATGGCGGCCTCGCTGATCGGCCAGGGCGGGGTCCGGATGAACCCGCTGAACATGGCCTCGGTCTCCGCGACCATCGAGTCGGGCACCTTCAAGCAGCCCTATCTGGTCTCCCCCTCGGTCGACGACCGCAAGCTCGCCACGGCCTCCCGCACGCTGTCCGCGGGCACGCTCGGGCAGCTGCGGGAGCTGATGTCGTACACCGCGGGCTACGGCACCGCGGCCGAGGCGATGTCCGGGGTCAGCGGCAACGTCGGCGCGAAGACGGGCTCGGCGGAGGTCGACGGCCAGAAGAAGCCGAACGGCTGGTTCACCGCCTACCGCGGTGACCTCGCGGCCGCGGGTGTCGTCCAGGCGGGCGGCCACGGCGGCGACACGGCGGGACCGATCGTGGCGTCACTGCTGAAGCTGGGCGGCTGA
- a CDS encoding TatD family hydrolase: protein MPSNSPSEKHAAPPLPEPLRVPVADSHTHLDMQSGTVAEGLAKAASVGVTTVVQVGCDLKGSRWAAETAARYDAVHATVALHPNEAPRIVHGDPDGWSRQGARQPGGAAALDEALAEIDRLAALPQVKGVGETGLDYFRTGPEGKEAQERSFRAHIEIAKRHGKALVIHDRDAHADVLRVLKEEGAPERTVFHCYSGDAEMAEICASAGYFMSFAGNVTFKNAQHLRDALAVAPLELVLVETDAPFLTPVPYRGRPNAPYLVPVTVRAMAAVRGIDEDALASALAENTARAFGY from the coding sequence ATGCCTTCGAACAGCCCGAGCGAGAAGCACGCGGCGCCGCCGCTCCCGGAACCCCTCCGGGTGCCGGTCGCCGACTCCCACACCCACCTCGACATGCAGTCCGGCACGGTGGCGGAGGGACTCGCGAAGGCCGCCTCGGTGGGCGTGACCACGGTCGTGCAGGTCGGCTGCGACCTCAAGGGCTCGCGCTGGGCCGCCGAGACGGCCGCCCGGTACGACGCCGTCCACGCGACCGTGGCCCTGCATCCGAACGAAGCCCCCCGCATCGTCCACGGGGACCCCGACGGCTGGTCCCGGCAGGGCGCACGGCAGCCGGGGGGCGCGGCGGCGCTCGACGAGGCGCTCGCCGAGATCGACCGCCTGGCCGCGCTCCCCCAGGTCAAGGGCGTCGGCGAGACGGGCCTCGACTACTTCCGCACCGGGCCCGAGGGCAAGGAGGCGCAGGAGCGGTCCTTCCGCGCCCACATCGAGATCGCCAAGCGGCACGGCAAGGCCCTGGTCATCCACGACCGCGACGCCCACGCCGACGTCCTGCGCGTGCTGAAGGAGGAGGGCGCCCCCGAGCGCACCGTCTTCCACTGCTACTCCGGCGACGCCGAGATGGCGGAGATCTGCGCGAGCGCGGGCTACTTCATGTCCTTCGCCGGCAACGTCACCTTCAAGAACGCCCAGCACCTGCGCGACGCCCTCGCCGTGGCCCCCCTGGAACTGGTGCTGGTGGAGACCGACGCGCCGTTCCTGACGCCCGTGCCGTACCGCGGACGGCCCAACGCCCCCTATCTCGTTCCGGTCACGGTGCGTGCCATGGCCGCCGTGCGCGGCATCGACGAGGACGCCCT
- a CDS encoding SsgA family sporulation/cell division regulator, giving the protein MSVVEQYARAHIVSDADIADDEAVPVMLRYDPETDPRSVRVGLPGTDEWTFSRALLEQGLRAPAGSGEVRVWPCGRVQAVVEFHSAQGVSVVQFETKALLRFLRRTYTATPVGRGGSAAQLQQ; this is encoded by the coding sequence ATGTCTGTAGTCGAACAGTACGCGCGAGCCCACATCGTTTCGGACGCGGACATCGCGGACGACGAGGCGGTGCCGGTGATGCTGCGCTACGACCCCGAGACCGACCCCCGCTCGGTACGGGTCGGCCTTCCCGGCACCGACGAGTGGACCTTCTCCCGCGCCCTGCTCGAACAGGGCCTGCGGGCCCCGGCCGGCAGCGGAGAGGTCCGCGTCTGGCCGTGCGGGCGGGTGCAGGCCGTGGTCGAGTTCCACTCCGCGCAGGGCGTCTCCGTCGTCCAGTTCGAGACGAAGGCCCTGCTCAGGTTTCTGCGCCGGACCTATACGGCGACCCCGGTGGGACGCGGCGGATCAGCCGCCCAGCTTCAGCAGTGA